The following coding sequences lie in one Delphinus delphis chromosome 9, mDelDel1.2, whole genome shotgun sequence genomic window:
- the LOC132430692 gene encoding non-histone chromosomal protein HMG-14-like, with the protein MPKRKVSSAKGVANEEPKRRSARLSAKPAPAKVERKPKKAAGKDKSSDKKVQTKGKRGAKGKQAEVANQETKEDLPAENGETKNEKSPASDEAGEKEAKSD; encoded by the exons ATGCCCAAGAGGAAGGTCAGCTCCGCCAAGGGGGTGGCGAACGAGGAGCCCAAGAGGAGATCGGCGAGGTTGTCAGCTAAACCGGCTCCTGCAAAAGTGGAAAGGAAGCCAAAAAAGGCGGCAGGAAAGGATAAATCTTCTGACAAAAAAGTgcaaacaaaagggaaaag gggagcaAAGGGAAAACAGGCTGAAGTGGCTAACCAAGAGACTAAAGAAGACTTACCTGcagaaaatggagaaactaaaaatGAGAAGAGCCCAGCTTCTGatgaagcaggagagaaagaagccaagtcTGATTAA